DNA from Sphingomonas psychrotolerans:
CGTTCGGGAAGCGCGTCACCCGCATCGATTCATTGCTGTAGTGGGAGGTTGCCCGATGGCCGTCGAACAGGCCCGTATTGGCTACGACCATCGCGCCGTAACAGATGCTGATGACGGTGCAGCCCTTGCCTGCCTGCGCCTTTATCCATTGCAAAAGGCCGGGATCATTGTCGTTTTCCACGGCTGGAACGAAGATATAGTCGGCACCCTCAGGGTGACGCTCGTCAAATTCATCGACTGTCGCCTGGAGCTGAAAGGTGAGCGGCTGCATCTTTACAGGACCGGGCCTGACCGAAACCGACACGACATCGGCTACGCCGGATCGCGCCATTACCCCGAACGGGATGCAAAAATCGCTGATGATCGTGCCCTCGTTCAGGCCGACGATCGCAACCAGCGGCTTGGTGCGGCCAAACCGAGCCTGATAAGGCGCAATCTTTTCCGGGCTCGGATTCTTCGAAGCATCGAACAGCGCGGTTGTTTTCGCTGCTTGCTGCGCGATTGCCGCTCTGGTGCCAAGCGCGAGGCCGCCGAGGGTCACAGCCGCAGTGACGATCGCGGTCCGTCGATTCATATTGTGCATGGAAGCTCCTGATCACCGCCGTAGGCGGCGACGTCTCTCCCAGCGCGCTGATCTCGTAAAGGACACAGATCCATGGTTTTCAGCCATGCGAGTTGAGAGGATGAACGGGCAAGCGAGCTCGTCAGGCACATGTTGCACAAACCCGTCGACCGAACCCCGGTGCGGTAGAGCGCCAACACCGGTCCGTTTGCCGCCTCGATCGCCTTGGCGTCTTCTGCGGTGGCCTGGCCGGCATGATCGGGGATGTGCCAGTAAGCAAGGCCGTGACGCCTCGCCTCAGCTTCCAGCTCAAGCGACATCGGCTGATCCGTCGCTTCGCCATCCGGTCTGTTGTTGTTGATGCCCTTGACTCCGGCAGCCGCCCGACCCTCGATCTCCCTGAGCTACCGCTGTCCCTGACGGCGAGATGCTTGTGCAACATCGCGTGCGTCGTGACGCTCTCGATTGCGACTGAAGGAACGGGTATCGGCAGAATCATAATGGCATCCTCGCGACGAGATCGATGAGTGCGGACATGCCTGAATGCGCTGCCTCCCACTTCGCTAGGTCGGCGAGCTGCAGATCGACCGAAACGCCGCGCCGCGGGCCAACTCGGCTGCGTTTGCCTGCGCCACTTTGAACCCGTCAATGGAAACCACGTTCAAGCCCTGCTTAGCCAGCCACGCACCATGCGACGCTCACCGCCGGCGACCGCTGGCGCCTTCATGCCCGGGCGTAGCAGGGGTTGCTGGCCTTTGAGGACGGCATTGGGTTCTTCACCGAAGAGGAACTCTTCGCGGGCATAACGCGCATCGTTGCTTCTGGTCCATTCTTCCCCCGGTCAGAGCAGCCAGGCACGGATGATCGCGCCTACGAGTGTCACGCTAAGCACGCCCGCAGCCCAAAGGCCGACGAACCAGCCGAGACGGCGAAGCAGCGAACGCCTCTCAGTGGTATCCTTCATGACCCGTCTTCCCTCGAAATACCCAGTAGGACCAGGCCGTATAGGCAAGGATGATCGGGACCAGCGCGCTTGCTCCCACAAGCATGAATATCTGGCTGCGCTCAGGCGCGGCCGCGTCCCAGATGGTCAGCGCGTTCGGCACCACATAAGGGTACATGCTGACGCCAAGGCCTGCAAAGCTCATCAGAAACAGAGCCAGAGCCAGAAAGAAGGGTGCCACCTCCCGCCGCTTTTTGAGCGACCGATAGAAGGCGAACGCCAGGATCGCTGTGAGCAGGGGCACCTGCGAGGTTGCGAAGATGGCAGGAGTGCTCAGCCACTTCTGCCGGTAGTCCGTGCCGAGGCCGAGGGTGCCGAGGCTGACCGCGAGGATGGCAATCAGTGTCAGGACGAAGAAGCGACCAGCAAGCCTGTAAGCGTGGCCCTGCGTGCCTTCCTCGGTCTTCCAGATGAGCCAGGTGGCGCCCAGCAGAGCATAGCCGCAGACCACGCTTGCACCGGTCAAGAGACTGAATGGCGTCAGCCAATCCAGCCATCCGCCGGCGTAAGCGCGATCCGCCACTTCCACCCCCTGCAACAGCGCCCCAAGTGTCACGCCCTGCGCGAACGCGGCGACTATCGAGCCGGCGGTGAAGGCAAAGTCCCAGCCCGCACGATGCTTAGGATCACGCCAGCGTGCCTCGAACGCGACGCCGCGGAAGACGAGGCCTAGCAGCATAGCAATGATCGGCGGATAGAGCGCGGTCATCACCACGCCGTAAGCGAGCGGGAAGGCCGCAAAAAGGCCGCCTCCGCCCAGCACCAGCCAGGTTTCGTTGCCATCCCACACCGGCGCGATCGAGTTCATCGCCTGGTCCCGCTCCTTGCCGACGCCGAACGTGGGAAAGAGGATGCCGATGCCGAGATCGAAACCATCCATTACCACATAGGCGAAGACGGCGAAGGCGATGATGAAGGCCCAGATCATCGTCAGGTCGATGTTGATGCCCATCGGTCAGGCTCCCGTAAGCTGGGTGGGACCGGGCGTGATTCCGGCAGTCCGGATTGGCCCGGCTCCCTCGGCGAGCGCAGGCTCGGGCACCTGCACGCCGTTGTTCATCAGCCGAAGGATGTACCAGGTGCCGAAGCCGAACACGACGAAGTAGACGATGACGAAGGCGATCAGCGACGTGGCGACGGCAGGCGCCGCCAAGGGTGAGGCGCTCTCCGAGGTCCTGAGCAGACCATAGACAGTGAAGGGCTGCCGCCCAACCTCGGTCGTCACCCAACCGGCGAGCACGGCAATGAACCCGGATGGCCCCATAGCGACGGTCGCCCGGTGCAGCCACGTCCACCGATAAAGCTTACCTCGTAGCCGTGCAACCACGCTCCAAAGGCCCAGCCCAAGCATCGCGAAACCGACGGCCACCATGATCCGGAACGACCAGAAGACGATCGGCACCGGAGGCTCCATGTTGTCGGGGATGGTGTCCAGCCCGGCAAGCGGCGCGTCCGGATCATGCTTCAGGATCAGCGACGACGCTTTTGGCACCTCGAGGGCATAATCGATACGCTTCTCCTCCGAGTTGGGTAGGCCGAACAGGATAAGCGGGGCACCGTCGGGGTGACTGTCATAATGGCCTTCCATCGCCATGACCTTGGCCGGCTGGTGTACTAGCGTATTGAGCCCGTGCAGATCGCCGGCGAAAATCTGGAGAGGAGCTACAATCGTGGCCATCCAGAGCGCCATGGACAGCATCTTGCGCGCCGCTGTTGCTGAGCGAGCTAGATCGGCGCCCAGTTCGGTCGGCTCGTCTCCCTCCCGGTGGGCGATCATCCGTCCGCGCTTCAGCTTCAGTAACTGCCATGCGCCGACCGCGCCGACGACGAAGGCGGTCGTCAGATATGCGGCCAGGACAGTATGGAGCAGTCGGTATGGAAAGCTGGGGTTGAAGATAATCGGCCACCAGCTGGGCCCGGGAACGAACTGCCCCTGTGCATTGATCTCGAAGCCGGTCGGCGTCTGCATCCAGCTGTTCACGCTGAGAATCCAGGTGGCGGAGATCAGCGTTCCCACCGCGACCATCAGGGTTGCCAAATAGTGAAGCTTGGGACCGACCCTCTGCATGCCGAACAGCATCACGCCGAGGAAGCCTGCCTCGAGGAAGAAGGCGGTCAGCACTTCATACGCCATGAGCGGCCCAATAACCGGCCCGGCCTTGTCGGAGAAGACCGCCCAGTTAGTGCCGAATTGGTAAGACATGACGATGCCTGAGACCACGCCCATCGCAAAGACGATCGCGAAGATCTTCAGCCAGAACTTGAACAGGTCGAGATGGACGTCCTTACCGGTCTTCAGCCACAGCCCCTCGAGCACGGCCAAGAAGCTTGCCAGGCCGATCGAGAACGCTGGGAAGATGAAGTGGAAGCTGACCGTGAACGCGAACTGGATACGCGCCAAGAGCAGTGCATCAAACCTGTCTAACATCGCCGTTCCTTTGCGGCAGCATCTGGGTTGCGCATCCACGGAACGGAACTGGACAAGTTGTCCTAGCCGCGGGCAGGCGCGCCTGACTGGATCTAAAAAGTCCTGTGTCAAAAGTTGGACGGGAATGCCGATCCGGCCAACAAGGGGACGGCTTGGTTCGGATTGCTGAGTGTTTTCATTCGCCAAACAGAAGAATCTTGGCCAAGTTGGCATGCAGTTCCGTTTGACAGTGGTGGGATGCACACCTTAGCAATGGCGGATCGGAATTGCCTTGGTGGGCGGTATCCCCCGAATAGTGCCACCACATGAGCATTCGTGACGGGATGCAGCCGTGCCGGTCAAAGCTTGTGCGAATGTCCGGACCGCCGTCAGTGCGCAGATATTCCCTGGTCTGGCCGCGAAACAAGACGCCAGGCCGTCAAAGAACGCACCCAGCTCCTCTACCGTCTGACAGTCGACAGTTTCCATTCTACCTCCTGCGCTACCCGGCGCCATCGCATAAGCTTGGCATCCAAACCTTTAAGGCTGCTCTGCAGATCGAATAGCCTAGCTTGGGCGCGGCTGATCCCGGCCACGCCGTCGGACAGGCTCTTCCTTGACATCCGCGCTAACACGCAACATATGAAGTTGCATGAGAAGAGATAGCCGATTGTCAGGCGTGCTTCACGTCCTCCTGCATATGGCAGAGCAGCCCGGTCCGGCCACGTCGGAAACGCTTGCCCGCGCCATGGGCACCAACCCCGTCGTCATCCGCAGGATCATGGCGGGCCTGCGCGACCAGGGCTTTGTCCGATCCGAGAAGGGGCACGGCGGCGGGTGGACGGTCGCTTGCGATTTCGAACAGGTAACGCTGCGCGACATCTACGATGCGCTCGGCAAACCAGAGCTTCTGGCAATGGGCAACCGTACCGAGGCGCCCGGCTGTCTGGTCGAGCAAGCCGTCAACGCCGCGCTCGGCGAGGCGTTCGACAAGGCGGAGGCGCTTCTCCTGAGTGAGTTCGGGCAAATCACGCTCGCCGCGCTCAGCGCCGACTTTCACACCCGCCTCGCGGAGCGAGGCGGGTTCCTCACCTTGGAGAACAACCATGCAGCATGATGTCATCATCGTCGGCGGTGCCTTTGCGGGGCTCGCGGCCGCGACCTATCTCGGCCGCGCGCGCCGGAACGTCTGCGTAATCGATACTCGGCAACCGCGAAATCGTTTTGCCGACGCCTCGCACGGCTTCCTCGGCTTCGACGGCAGCGATCCGAAAGCGATCCTTGCGAAGGCTCGCGAGCAGCTTGGCGCCTATTCCAGCGTGCACATGATCGAGGGGCAAGCGGTCGCGGGCCGATCCGACGGGGATGGGTTCGCTGTGACTCTGTCGAGCGGCGAGGAAATCTCGGCGCAAAAGGCCATCCTTGCTTATGGGGTGCGCGACACGCTGGAATCCATTCCGGGCCTGCAGGAGCGCTGGGGCAAGACGGTGCTGCACTGTCCCTACTGCCACGGCTTCGAGTTCAGCGACCGCCAGCTCGGCGTGCTCTACCGCATGCCGATGTCGGTGCATCAGGCCGTCCTTGTCGCAGAATGGGGGCCGACGACCCTGTATCTGAATGGTGCCGAGCTCGATTCAGAGGCTGCGCAAACGCTGGCCGCGCGAGGCGTGAGAGTGGAGCAGAGCAAGCTGAAGCGGCTGGTCGGCGAGCGCTGCGCCTTGTCCGCCATCGAGCTCGTGGATGGACGCGAGAGCCCGGTGGAGGCGCTTTATGTCGCGCCGCAATCATGCCCGTCGAGTCCGCTTGCAGAACAGCTAGGAGCCGCGATCGAGGAGGGACCCTTTGGACCGCTTATCACGACCGATGCCGACAAGATGACGAGTGTGCCCGGCCTTTACGCCGCCGGCGACATCGCCCGCGCACCCCATAGCGTGAGCTGGGCCGTGGCCGACGGCGTGACGGCGGGCATCTCCGCCCACCGCGCGCTTGTATTCGGCTGAGCGATGGACCTGCTGCAGCCCTTCCTCGATCCCGCGAAGATCGCGGGCTATGCAGAGGCCACGCCCCGCAAGGTGCCGGGCCTTGCCGACCTGCATTGTATGGCGATGCTCCTGCTGGCGGAGCAGGCTCCCGAGAATGCAAACGTTCTCGTCGTTGGCGCGGGGGAGGGCTCGAGTTGAAAGCGTTCGCCGAGGCGCAGCCGCAATGGCGCTTCGTCGGCGTGGATCCCTCGGCGGCGATGCTGGATCTGGCCGCACGCGTGCTGGAGGCGTTCGCAGGGCGGATTGAGTTACAGCACGGCTATGTCAATACGGCCCCCTCGGGCCCTTTCGATGGCGCAACCTGCTTGCTTACGCTGCATTTCCTCGAGAAGGAGGAGCGGCTGGTTACATTGCGGGAGATACGGCGCCGGTTGAAACCTGGCGTCCCCCTCGTCGTCGCCCATCACAGCTATCCGACGGGAAGCGAGCTTCTTCCCTGGTTGGTGCGATCCGTGGCATTCGCCGACGCGTCCGGCGTCAATTTCGAGCAGGCTTCCGTTTCGGCCGCAGCCATGGCGGAGCATCTCCCGATCCTGTCGAGCGACGAGGATGAGGCGCTTCTCAGAGAAGCCGGCTTTTCGAGCGTCGCGTTGTTTTATGCGGGGTTCTCGTTCCTTGGATGGGTTGCGACTGCGTAATACGAGTAGCGACGCCAGCGCCGGTGGAAGGGCGGATGCCCCGGGGGCGTCACGGATTGAGCAGAAACAGGACATAGGCCTGAAACGAGCCTTACTTCTCCTTCAGACGCTGATCCAGCCAACTGAGCCGGCTTCTCTGCAACACAATCGCAAGTTCGATCCGTTGTGTTTCCACCGTGTCCAGATCGGCCAACCGGGCCGCGAGTGCTTCAATCTCGGACTCGATCCGTTGGCACAGCGCTTCAAATGCCCTTCGTCGGGTCGCGGGCGCGATCGCGTCCCACATTCCTGCCCTGAGACGGAAGGGGTCGAGACCCACGCTCGCGGCTCGCTCTGGGTCGCATATCCAGTCATTCATACGCGTCTCTCCGTCCGCGGTGAGGGTCAGGAGGCGTGTCTTCAGTTTGGACGAGGTCGATTCGGACCTTACCAACCCCGCCGCGACCATCTTGCTGATCGCCGGATAGGTCACCACCGGACCCTTCACGTTTTCAGCGAATGTCGGCAATGACGCCTCTGCCTTGGAGACCCTGAGTCGACTGCCGTCATCGATCCCCCGGGGCCCGAACGCTCGCAAACTGCAGCGGCTGTGGCCCTGGGCGAGGAAGCGCGCGGACAGGCATACACACGTCGTTTCGAATGGCCGCGACGAGGCATGAAACAGCACGCAACGTATTCCGAGGCGATGCGCGTGTTTGAGATGCGAGCTCGCGCAATGCTCGCGCAAGGTTGGACGTCCACCCGGTCGCCACCGCGCTTTACGGGCGGTTGTGACGGGAAAAGGATTTGTGATGAAGAGTATCTGTCTGTTGATCGGCGCCATGGTGGTGATGCCGAGCGCCGCTGTCGCCCAGTCGCGCGAAGAGGTAACGCTCGCTGGCGTCAAGATCGGGGCGTCGATCGACTATCGCTGGCATGACGGCGACTTCCAGCTGCCGCGTATCGCGACCAAGGTCGACGAGAAGGAAGGCGGGATCGGCTATCGCGGACATGTCGGTTACGACGCGCAGATCGGCAAGGCATTGCTGGTCGGCGCCGAGGCGGGGATCGGACGCGGCGGCAAGGCGCTGATCGGGTCGAGCACCACGGGCGACTATAGCCTGAAACCGCGATGGACCTGGGATGTCTCGGGCCGCGTGGGCGTGCTGCCTGCGTCGAACGTCCTTCTCTACGGTCGCGCCGGATACAGCTGGCTGCGGGTGCGGGAGACGACCGACTTCCGCGCGACCAATCTCAAGGACCTGAAGAGCAGCAGCACCGAAAAAGGGTTCCTGTGGGGCGCCGGCATCGAAGCCGCGGTAACACAGGGTGTTTCGGCGCGTGCAGAATATGTCCGCGTGAATTATCGCGACGGACTCACCTCGTCGAAGATCCAGCTGGGCATGTCGCTCGGCTTTTAAGGCGCCGCTGACATGGTGGGCGGTCGGTCGTCGCGGCCGCCCATCCGCTGCGCACCCGTTAGCGATTACATGAGGACGAAGCGATGCGGATATTGCTGGTCGAGGACGAGGCCGGGATGGCGGCGGCGATGGTCGCCGTGCTGGAGCGGGAGGGTTATGTCGTCGACCAGGTGACATCGCTCGCTGAAACGCTCGAAGCGGCGAGGCTCGCAGTGAGCGACGTCGTGCTGCTTGACCGTACGCTGCCGGACGGCGACGGAATCGCCGCGATCGACGACATAAGACGGTTCAACCCGGGCGTGCCGGTGATCGTCATATCCGCGCGCGGCGACATCGATGACCGCGTCGCGGGACTGGATACCGGCGCCGACGACTATCTCGCCAAGCCGTTCGCGATGGAAGAATTGCTGGCGCGCATAAGAGCGGTACGGCGGCGCCCGGCAGCATTGCCCCATCGGCACGTTCAGCTCGGCGAACTGGTCTATGACATGAGGAATGACGAGGCGCTGGTTCGCGGTGTGCGCCTCGATCTGCCGCGGCGTGAGCTGCGCGTACTGGCGGCGCTGATGCGACGGCGCGGGCGAACCGTCCTGCGCGGCGCGCTGGAGGAGGCCGTCTACGGATTCGACGACGAGATTCAGTCGAACACGCTGGACTCGCATGTCTCGCGCCTGCGCAAGCGGCTGAGCGAGGCCCATACCGAGGTAGAGATCCATGCCATCCGGGGCGTCGGCTACCTGCTGCGCCAGGCTCTATGAAGCCGCGGGCCCCGAGGTCGTTCAAGGCCCGGCTGATCATTCGCCTGCTCGGATTTCAGGTCGGCTTGTTCCTGCTGACCGGTGCCTTGCTGGCGGGTTACGTGCTTTACAACGACGATGGCAAATCACTGGTCGAGCCGGATTTCGCCGACGTGGCGGCTCGCGCGATCGTCCGCGACAGACATGGCAAGTTGCATCTCGTCGATACACCAGAATTGCTCGACGCACGCCGTCGTGTGCCCGACCTGTGGTTCGTGGCGCGGGATGCGCGCGGCGAATCCGTCTCCTACAACAAAACCCCCGCTGCCTATGTGGGGATCGCGAATAGTCTCGAGCACATCACGTTCGCCTACATCAAAGACCAGATGGCGCCGTACCGGTATGTCGCCTCAGTCAGGCTGGCTGACGGTCCGGCTGGAGAATTCACAATTCTCGGGACGTCCCAGACCGGCGACTGGACGGTCCGCCTGTTTGCGGCGGGAGGCGAGATCCTCGTATTTGGCCGCGGCGCCGTGCTGAACACGGTGACGATGCTGTTGCTCCTGTCGAGCACGATCATGGTGCCGTTCCTGATCGTTCTGTCGCTCATCACGATCGTTGCCATCCCCTTGATCGTCGGCAAGACGTTTCGGCGTTTGTCCGTGCTCGCCGACGAGGCAAGCCGGGTGGACATCGACCGGCGCGGCAGTCGCTTGTCATCGGATGGCATCCCCGCGGAAATCGCACCCTTGATCAAAGCGATGAACGGGGCCCTTCGCCGGCTCGACGAAGGCTATGAGCAGCATCAGCGTTTTCTTTCCGACGCGGCGCATGAATTGCGCACGCCGATCGCGATCCTCCAGGCCAAGATCGAAGCCGCACAAGACTCGACGTTTGCGCGGCGTCTCCAGGGTGATGTTGCCAGGCTGGCGACACTGGCCGAACAGATGCTCGACCTGCAGCGGATAGGGCGTGCCTCGCCGCTCGATGATGCGGTCGATCTCGGAAAGGTCGTGCGGGAGGTGGTTGCAGACCTGGCTCCCCTGGCGATCGCGGGCGGCAAGG
Protein-coding regions in this window:
- a CDS encoding DJ-1/PfpI family protein, whose product is MHNMNRRTAIVTAAVTLGGLALGTRAAIAQQAAKTTALFDASKNPSPEKIAPYQARFGRTKPLVAIVGLNEGTIISDFCIPFGVMARSGVADVVSVSVRPGPVKMQPLTFQLQATVDEFDERHPEGADYIFVPAVENDNDPGLLQWIKAQAGKGCTVISICYGAMVVANTGLFDGHRATSHYSNESMRVTRFPNVMWQKNIRYVADGKVVSSAGVSASMPTSIALVEAIAGPAKAAQVARDVGIDGWSSKHDSDAFQSDPGNADMPGRDAKPQVTLGIPVKVGDDEIALALTAESYSRTGNTMAFAVAASKAPLRLAHGLVVLPDLVAGGPKSVDRTLAPLEAHQATRALDIALADISKTYGPKAARNVALFMEYPGLK
- a CDS encoding beta-lactamase hydrolase domain-containing protein, with translation MEGRAAAGVKGINNNRPDGEATDQPMSLELEAEARRHGLAYWHIPDHAGQATAEDAKAIEAANGPVLALYRTGVRSTGLCNMCLTSSLARSSSQLAWLKTMDLCPLRDQRAGRDVAAYGGDQELPCTI
- a CDS encoding DUF2474 domain-containing protein; the encoded protein is MKDTTERRSLLRRLGWFVGLWAAGVLSVTLVGAIIRAWLL
- the cydB gene encoding cytochrome d ubiquinol oxidase subunit II, with the protein product MGINIDLTMIWAFIIAFAVFAYVVMDGFDLGIGILFPTFGVGKERDQAMNSIAPVWDGNETWLVLGGGGLFAAFPLAYGVVMTALYPPIIAMLLGLVFRGVAFEARWRDPKHRAGWDFAFTAGSIVAAFAQGVTLGALLQGVEVADRAYAGGWLDWLTPFSLLTGASVVCGYALLGATWLIWKTEEGTQGHAYRLAGRFFVLTLIAILAVSLGTLGLGTDYRQKWLSTPAIFATSQVPLLTAILAFAFYRSLKKRREVAPFFLALALFLMSFAGLGVSMYPYVVPNALTIWDAAAPERSQIFMLVGASALVPIILAYTAWSYWVFRGKTGHEGYH
- a CDS encoding cytochrome ubiquinol oxidase subunit I; translated protein: MLDRFDALLLARIQFAFTVSFHFIFPAFSIGLASFLAVLEGLWLKTGKDVHLDLFKFWLKIFAIVFAMGVVSGIVMSYQFGTNWAVFSDKAGPVIGPLMAYEVLTAFFLEAGFLGVMLFGMQRVGPKLHYLATLMVAVGTLISATWILSVNSWMQTPTGFEINAQGQFVPGPSWWPIIFNPSFPYRLLHTVLAAYLTTAFVVGAVGAWQLLKLKRGRMIAHREGDEPTELGADLARSATAARKMLSMALWMATIVAPLQIFAGDLHGLNTLVHQPAKVMAMEGHYDSHPDGAPLILFGLPNSEEKRIDYALEVPKASSLILKHDPDAPLAGLDTIPDNMEPPVPIVFWSFRIMVAVGFAMLGLGLWSVVARLRGKLYRWTWLHRATVAMGPSGFIAVLAGWVTTEVGRQPFTVYGLLRTSESASPLAAPAVATSLIAFVIVYFVVFGFGTWYILRLMNNGVQVPEPALAEGAGPIRTAGITPGPTQLTGA
- a CDS encoding Rrf2 family transcriptional regulator → MRRDSRLSGVLHVLLHMAEQPGPATSETLARAMGTNPVVIRRIMAGLRDQGFVRSEKGHGGGWTVACDFEQVTLRDIYDALGKPELLAMGNRTEAPGCLVEQAVNAALGEAFDKAEALLLSEFGQITLAALSADFHTRLAERGGFLTLENNHAA
- a CDS encoding NAD(P)/FAD-dependent oxidoreductase, yielding MQHDVIIVGGAFAGLAAATYLGRARRNVCVIDTRQPRNRFADASHGFLGFDGSDPKAILAKAREQLGAYSSVHMIEGQAVAGRSDGDGFAVTLSSGEEISAQKAILAYGVRDTLESIPGLQERWGKTVLHCPYCHGFEFSDRQLGVLYRMPMSVHQAVLVAEWGPTTLYLNGAELDSEAAQTLAARGVRVEQSKLKRLVGERCALSAIELVDGRESPVEALYVAPQSCPSSPLAEQLGAAIEEGPFGPLITTDADKMTSVPGLYAAGDIARAPHSVSWAVADGVTAGISAHRALVFG
- a CDS encoding class I SAM-dependent methyltransferase; this encodes MKAFAEAQPQWRFVGVDPSAAMLDLAARVLEAFAGRIELQHGYVNTAPSGPFDGATCLLTLHFLEKEERLVTLREIRRRLKPGVPLVVAHHSYPTGSELLPWLVRSVAFADASGVNFEQASVSAAAMAEHLPILSSDEDEALLREAGFSSVALFYAGFSFLGWVATA
- a CDS encoding outer membrane protein encodes the protein MKSICLLIGAMVVMPSAAVAQSREEVTLAGVKIGASIDYRWHDGDFQLPRIATKVDEKEGGIGYRGHVGYDAQIGKALLVGAEAGIGRGGKALIGSSTTGDYSLKPRWTWDVSGRVGVLPASNVLLYGRAGYSWLRVRETTDFRATNLKDLKSSSTEKGFLWGAGIEAAVTQGVSARAEYVRVNYRDGLTSSKIQLGMSLGF
- a CDS encoding response regulator transcription factor gives rise to the protein MRILLVEDEAGMAAAMVAVLEREGYVVDQVTSLAETLEAARLAVSDVVLLDRTLPDGDGIAAIDDIRRFNPGVPVIVISARGDIDDRVAGLDTGADDYLAKPFAMEELLARIRAVRRRPAALPHRHVQLGELVYDMRNDEALVRGVRLDLPRRELRVLAALMRRRGRTVLRGALEEAVYGFDDEIQSNTLDSHVSRLRKRLSEAHTEVEIHAIRGVGYLLRQAL
- a CDS encoding sensor histidine kinase → MKPRAPRSFKARLIIRLLGFQVGLFLLTGALLAGYVLYNDDGKSLVEPDFADVAARAIVRDRHGKLHLVDTPELLDARRRVPDLWFVARDARGESVSYNKTPAAYVGIANSLEHITFAYIKDQMAPYRYVASVRLADGPAGEFTILGTSQTGDWTVRLFAAGGEILVFGRGAVLNTVTMLLLLSSTIMVPFLIVLSLITIVAIPLIVGKTFRRLSVLADEASRVDIDRRGSRLSSDGIPAEIAPLIKAMNGALRRLDEGYEQHQRFLSDAAHELRTPIAILQAKIEAAQDSTFARRLQGDVARLATLAEQMLDLQRIGRASPLDDAVDLGKVVREVVADLAPLAIAGGKELAVADLGGVAVRGDTAAIGRVLANLIQNALEHGGRQVIVRVEGTTVEVEDDGPGIPLQERERVFEAFHRLRGGNSGAGLGLNLVREVMIRHSGSVEPLEAPSGGTIMRLEFVAAAES